The following are from one region of the Luteitalea sp. genome:
- a CDS encoding DUF222 domain-containing protein, which translates to MLLQESSPHATSDPPIIEQHTERPTPMSEEEIARLGDAIAELSARIQAATYELLVLIRQVDERACWNDGGCRSCAHWLSWRIGLAPGAAREKVRVARALARLPLISAAMERGEISYSKVRAITRVATPDNESRLLGAAQGGTASHVERLARAWRRADRLDEARETKRRHEQRYVQTWVDEDGMLVIRGRLTPELGAVVQRALEAASDRLFRESASDSRDDATADVTPGQRRADALGLLAESALASDLDRGTAGDRYQVVLHVDEATLNADVDASDGDVVAPAAGHAVLEDVDGTRVSAETSRRIACDAATVVMRHAPDGSVLDVGRKRRTIPPAIRRALAARDRHCQFPGCLARHCDAHHLHHWATGGETRLTNLALLCRRHHRAVHEEGFTLTRGPDGSVHVYRPDGRPLPAAPPAPRWRTAGDAADPLAPSTARLTAVGMRIGPHTATPDWFGERLDLHYALDVLRDRPNSGPSDRFH; encoded by the coding sequence ATGCTGCTTCAAGAATCATCACCCCATGCGACCTCAGACCCTCCAATCATTGAACAACATACCGAGCGGCCCACGCCGATGTCCGAGGAGGAGATCGCACGCCTGGGCGATGCGATCGCGGAGCTGTCGGCCCGCATTCAGGCGGCGACCTACGAGCTCTTGGTGCTGATCAGGCAGGTCGATGAGCGCGCCTGCTGGAACGACGGCGGCTGCCGCTCCTGTGCGCACTGGCTCAGTTGGCGGATCGGTCTCGCCCCCGGCGCGGCGCGCGAGAAGGTCCGCGTGGCGCGGGCGCTGGCGAGGTTGCCCCTCATCAGTGCCGCGATGGAGCGGGGCGAGATCTCCTATTCGAAAGTCCGCGCGATCACGCGCGTCGCGACCCCCGACAATGAATCGCGGCTGCTGGGGGCGGCGCAGGGTGGCACGGCGTCGCACGTCGAGCGGTTGGCGCGTGCCTGGCGCCGCGCCGACCGCCTCGACGAAGCGCGCGAAACCAAGCGGCGCCATGAGCAGCGGTACGTCCAAACCTGGGTGGACGAGGATGGCATGTTGGTGATCCGCGGCCGGCTCACGCCAGAGCTCGGGGCCGTGGTGCAACGAGCGCTCGAGGCGGCCAGCGACCGGCTGTTCCGCGAGAGCGCGAGCGACTCGCGCGACGATGCCACCGCAGACGTCACCCCCGGCCAACGCCGTGCCGATGCCCTCGGGCTCCTCGCCGAGAGTGCGCTGGCGAGTGACTTGGATCGCGGGACGGCGGGCGATCGGTATCAGGTGGTGCTCCATGTCGACGAGGCCACGCTGAACGCGGACGTCGACGCCTCCGACGGGGATGTCGTTGCGCCCGCCGCGGGCCACGCCGTGCTCGAGGATGTGGACGGCACGCGCGTCTCCGCGGAGACGTCGCGCCGCATCGCCTGCGATGCGGCGACGGTGGTGATGCGGCATGCGCCGGACGGCTCAGTGCTCGATGTCGGCCGGAAGCGGCGCACGATCCCCCCAGCGATCCGCCGGGCCCTCGCCGCCCGCGATCGCCATTGCCAGTTTCCCGGGTGTCTCGCGCGCCACTGTGACGCCCACCATCTGCATCACTGGGCCACTGGCGGCGAGACGCGGCTGACCAACCTCGCCCTGCTCTGCCGTCGGCATCATCGAGCGGTCCATGAAGAAGGCTTCACGCTCACGCGCGGCCCGGATGGCTCGGTCCACGTGTATCGACCCGATGGACGGCCGCTGCCGGCCGCACCACCCGCGCCGAGATGGCGCACCGCGGGCGATGCTGCAGACCCGCTCGCGCCCAGTACCGCGCGGTTGACGGCCGTCGGCATGCGCATTGGCCCACACACCGCCACTCCCGACTGGTTCGGTGAACGGCTCGACCTGCACTACGCGCTCGACGTGCTCCGAGATCGCCCCAATAGCGGTCCATCGGACCGTTTCCATTGA
- a CDS encoding LamG domain-containing protein yields the protein MHRTTSSASGTVLRAGVAALVLCAVGSAAGVQDVSNDDADVWTFDRTDRIGGHPTTVLGAPRVVDTPIGKAVEFDGVDDALFVDVHPLAGAETFTWEAIFRPDGGNREQRWFHLQEAGSDNRMLFEIRVVGDRWFLDSYNFSTTGEATLMNRNSLHPLGAWYHVAAVYDGKVFSNFVNGVRDGAREIELAPQGPGRSSMGVRINLVDYFKGAIHSSRFTRRALSPAEFMKVPAAAPPPR from the coding sequence ATGCATCGAACGACATCGTCAGCATCGGGTACAGTTCTCAGAGCAGGTGTGGCCGCGCTCGTGTTGTGCGCGGTCGGCAGCGCGGCGGGTGTCCAGGACGTGAGCAATGACGACGCCGACGTCTGGACGTTCGACCGGACCGACCGCATCGGCGGCCATCCGACCACGGTCCTGGGAGCCCCGCGCGTCGTCGATACGCCGATCGGCAAGGCGGTGGAGTTCGACGGCGTCGATGACGCGCTGTTTGTCGATGTACACCCCCTGGCTGGCGCGGAGACGTTCACATGGGAGGCGATCTTCCGGCCCGACGGCGGCAACCGCGAACAGCGCTGGTTCCACCTGCAAGAGGCCGGCTCGGACAACCGGATGCTGTTCGAGATTCGTGTCGTCGGCGACCGCTGGTTCCTCGACAGCTACAACTTCAGCACGACCGGCGAGGCGACGTTGATGAACCGGAACAGCCTCCATCCACTCGGCGCCTGGTATCACGTCGCGGCGGTCTACGACGGCAAGGTGTTCAGCAACTTCGTCAACGGCGTGCGCGACGGCGCGCGCGAGATCGAGCTCGCGCCGCAGGGACCAGGGCGGTCGTCAATGGGCGTCCGCATCAATCTGGTCGACTACTTCAAGGGGGCGATTCATTCCTCCCGCTTTACACGCCGCGCGCTGTCGCCCGCCGAGTTCATGAAGGTGCCTGCCGCCGCCCCGCCGCCGCGGTAA
- a CDS encoding sigma-70 family RNA polymerase sigma factor, producing the protein MPMPEWRTEKFEEHRAHLRAVAYRILGSISEAEDAVQESWIRLARTDAADVENLRGWLTTVVARVCMDMLRTRTSRREDPWDVRVPDPIVARADGDPESNAMLADSVGLALLVVLDTLEPSERLAFVLHDVFGMTFDEIAPIVDRSPAFSDEGGLHWRDQLPARLHHGEMGQVSGRRSGRDRSDSAQASHAGRRHARSRHHSRNSSHAFPCGLSARLRRRARERRPFLSGRRTRNARCADRAVHATHVGPLRATRPHLGRGWIRPLEGQRVA; encoded by the coding sequence ATGCCGATGCCTGAGTGGCGCACTGAGAAATTCGAAGAGCACCGGGCGCATTTGCGCGCGGTGGCATATCGAATCCTCGGGTCGATCAGTGAGGCGGAGGATGCCGTTCAGGAGAGCTGGATTCGACTGGCCCGGACCGATGCGGCCGACGTCGAGAACCTGCGAGGCTGGTTGACGACCGTCGTAGCACGTGTCTGCATGGACATGTTGCGAACCCGGACGTCACGCAGGGAGGACCCGTGGGACGTGCGTGTGCCGGATCCGATCGTCGCCCGCGCCGATGGGGATCCCGAGTCCAACGCCATGCTTGCTGACTCAGTCGGGCTCGCGCTCCTCGTGGTGCTGGACACGCTCGAGCCGTCGGAGCGGCTCGCGTTCGTGCTGCACGACGTCTTCGGCATGACATTCGATGAGATCGCACCAATCGTAGACCGCTCGCCCGCATTTTCGGACGAAGGCGGACTGCATTGGCGGGATCAACTTCCCGCTCGACTTCATCACGGGGAAATGGGCCAGGTTTCAGGCAGGCGGTCCGGCCGAGATAGAAGCGATTCGGCGCAAGCCAGCCATGCTGGCCGAAGGCATGCGCGATCGCGCCATCATTCCCGAAATAGCTCTCACGCATTTCCGTGCGGCCTTTCCGCACGGCTCCGTCGTCGAGCTCGCGAGCGCAGGCCATTTCTGTCAGGAAGACGAACCCGCAACGCTCGTTGCGCTGATCGAGCAGTTCATGCAACTCACGTAGGCCCGCTCCGAGCAACGCGTCCACATCTGGGTCGCGGATGGATTCGACCACTTGAAGGGCAGCGTGTGGCGTGA